The following coding sequences lie in one Gorilla gorilla gorilla isolate KB3781 chromosome 5, NHGRI_mGorGor1-v2.1_pri, whole genome shotgun sequence genomic window:
- the GJE1 gene encoding putative gap junction epsilon-1 protein, with the protein MSLNYIENFYEGCVKPPTAIGQFHTLFFGSIRIFFLGVLGFAVYGNEALHFICNPDKREVNLFCYNQFRPITPQGSFSALQLVIVLVPGALFHLYAACKSINQECILQKPIYIIIYILSVLLRISLEAIAFWLQIYLFGFQVKSLYLCDARSLGENMIIRRMVPEHFGKTIFLIAMHIFTAITTVLFVAEIFEIIFRRLYFPFRQ; encoded by the exons ATGTCTCTAAATTACATCGAAAACTTCTATGAAGGATGT GTTAAACCTCCAACTGCGATTGGTCAATTCCACACCCTTTTCTTTGGATCGATCCGAATATTCTTCCTCGGGGTGCTAGGCTTTGCAGTTTATGGGAATGAGGCCTTGCACTTCATTTGCAATCCAGACAAAAGAGAAGTAAATCTCTTCTGTTACAATCAGTTCAGGCCAATCACTCCACAAGGAAGTTTTTCT GCATTACAACTAGTTATTGTCCTGGTTCCTGGAGCTCTTTTCCACCTTTATGCTGCATGTAAAAGCATCAATCAAGAATGCATTCTTCAAAAGCCTATCtacattataatttatatactctCTGTTTTATTAAGAATTAGTCTAGAGGCAATAGCATTCTGGCTTCAGATTTACCTCTTTGGTTTCCAAGTAAAATCTCTTTACCTGTGTGATGCTAGATCTCTTGGGGAAAACATGATTATAAGACGCATGGTTCCAGAACACTTTGGAAAAACCATTTTTCTCATTGCAATGCATATATTTACAGCAATTACAACTGTATTATTTGTTGCTGAGATTTTTGAGATCATATTTAGAAGATTATACTTTCCATTCAGACAATGA